In a single window of the Streptomyces sp. NBC_00353 genome:
- a CDS encoding (2Fe-2S)-binding protein yields the protein MNSDMTSDMGTRLTIDFAVDGRPRTERIAPNTVLLDLLRDRYGMTGVKASCERGVCGACTTLIDGTPSASCSVFAFSVDGRAVETVAGQATGGELSPVQRAFAECGGFQCGYCTPGMIMLTTALLREDPEPDDETIRSWISSNVCRCTGYQMIIDSVRRAAELSRDDEPARDTEDAR from the coding sequence ATGAACAGCGACATGACCAGCGACATGGGCACCCGACTCACGATCGACTTCGCCGTCGACGGCCGGCCGCGCACCGAGCGGATCGCACCCAACACCGTTCTGCTCGACCTGCTCCGCGACCGCTACGGCATGACCGGTGTCAAGGCGTCCTGCGAGCGCGGCGTCTGCGGCGCCTGCACCACGCTGATCGACGGGACCCCCTCCGCCTCCTGCAGCGTCTTCGCGTTCAGCGTCGACGGCCGTGCGGTGGAGACCGTCGCGGGACAGGCCACGGGCGGGGAACTGAGTCCGGTGCAGCGCGCCTTCGCGGAGTGCGGGGGCTTCCAGTGCGGCTACTGCACCCCCGGCATGATCATGCTGACCACCGCCCTGCTGAGGGAGGACCCGGAGCCGGACGACGAGACGATCCGTTCCTGGATCTCCTCCAATGTGTGCCGCTGCACCGGCTATCAGATGATCATCGACTCGGTACGCAGGGCGGCCGAGCTGTCCCGTGACGACGAGCCGGCCCGTGACACCGAGGACGCCCGATGA
- a CDS encoding xanthine dehydrogenase family protein molybdopterin-binding subunit: MTGSRIGTRDRRTDATLKVTGAAQYTADIRLPGMLHAKVLRSPHAHARLVSVDSAKARALPGVHAVLTRDELDGLDPTYGYFIKDQPVVALDRVRYAGDVVAAVAAESEAVALHALELIEVVYEPLPAVPDIEAALAPDAPELFEQAPPGIVPPYGTGASGQLRPRPNVCYEFRYETGPDSVWDDCDHIFEDSFTFSRMNHFHLEPFVTVADVRGEEIEIWASTQNPFPLRKELARVLRTPESRIHIHVPYVGGGFGSKHNCKTEPIAILLSRAAGRPVRYCLTTEEGFLTLSQHAAVLKVRTGVMADGTFVARESEVLLDAGAYSDGSPLVAEKACYRMPGPYRWQHIRSSSSCVMTTTTPAGPFRGFGATQATWASESQVDMIAERLGMDPYELRMKNLKQLGEPFVPGESGIDSDLAEGLDAVADALGYQGRERVPHRGMGLAIGFKDGGGVNKPAQARVKITATGSVYVSSGTVEIGQGASTSLCQVAAEVLGTDLERVRYAPVDTDVTPYDQGTNASSGMTVMGTAVLRAAQDARSKVLAFAAEQLRCDPAELTLQDWTVRRGEDAPVPLPGLVARVFGGTGYEFHGEGFFKAPLSSDAPLESPCLFWEIGWAGAEVEVDPDTGKVTVLQLVASGDVGRAVNKLLCRGQDEGAAVMGLAQAMFEEMRYEDGALLNGEALDYRVPMAEDLPERFVSITQEQGHGPGPFGAKGAGEGAMVPVAAAIANAVQDATGARVTTLPLSPERVFDALQALPRERTQLR; this comes from the coding sequence ATGACCGGATCCCGCATCGGAACCCGCGACCGCCGCACCGACGCGACCCTCAAGGTCACCGGCGCCGCGCAGTACACCGCCGACATCCGGCTCCCCGGCATGCTGCACGCCAAGGTGCTCCGCAGCCCGCACGCCCACGCCCGCCTGGTGTCGGTCGACAGCGCCAAGGCCCGCGCGCTGCCGGGCGTGCACGCCGTACTGACCCGCGACGAGCTCGACGGACTCGACCCCACCTACGGCTACTTCATCAAGGACCAGCCGGTCGTCGCCCTGGACCGGGTGCGGTACGCGGGCGATGTGGTGGCGGCCGTCGCCGCCGAGTCAGAGGCGGTGGCGCTGCACGCGCTGGAGCTGATCGAGGTGGTGTACGAGCCGCTGCCGGCCGTCCCCGACATCGAGGCCGCTCTCGCACCCGACGCCCCTGAGCTGTTCGAACAGGCTCCGCCCGGCATCGTCCCTCCCTATGGGACAGGGGCCTCCGGTCAGCTCCGGCCGCGGCCCAACGTCTGTTACGAGTTCCGGTACGAGACCGGCCCGGACTCCGTCTGGGACGACTGCGACCACATCTTCGAGGACTCCTTCACCTTCTCCCGGATGAATCACTTCCATCTGGAGCCGTTCGTGACGGTCGCGGATGTGCGCGGCGAGGAGATCGAGATCTGGGCCTCGACCCAGAACCCGTTCCCGCTGCGCAAGGAGCTGGCACGGGTGCTGCGCACCCCGGAGAGCCGGATCCATATCCATGTGCCGTATGTGGGCGGCGGGTTCGGCTCGAAGCACAACTGCAAGACCGAGCCGATCGCCATCCTGCTGTCGCGGGCGGCCGGCCGGCCGGTGCGCTACTGCCTGACGACGGAGGAAGGTTTCCTCACGCTCAGCCAGCACGCCGCCGTCCTGAAGGTGAGGACGGGCGTCATGGCGGACGGGACGTTCGTCGCGCGCGAGAGCGAGGTGCTGCTGGACGCGGGAGCGTACTCCGACGGCAGCCCGCTGGTCGCGGAGAAGGCCTGCTACCGGATGCCGGGGCCGTACCGCTGGCAGCACATCCGTTCCTCCTCGTCGTGCGTGATGACGACGACCACACCGGCGGGTCCGTTCCGCGGCTTCGGGGCGACGCAGGCCACCTGGGCGTCCGAGAGCCAGGTCGACATGATCGCCGAGCGGCTCGGGATGGACCCGTACGAGCTGCGCATGAAGAACCTCAAGCAGCTCGGGGAGCCGTTCGTGCCGGGCGAGAGCGGGATCGACAGCGATCTCGCCGAAGGCCTGGACGCGGTCGCCGATGCGCTCGGCTATCAGGGGCGCGAGCGCGTACCCCATCGCGGTATGGGGCTGGCCATCGGTTTCAAGGACGGCGGAGGGGTGAACAAGCCCGCGCAGGCCCGGGTGAAGATCACGGCCACCGGCTCGGTCTACGTCAGCTCCGGCACTGTCGAGATCGGCCAGGGCGCCTCCACCTCGCTCTGCCAGGTCGCAGCCGAGGTGCTCGGCACGGATCTGGAGCGGGTGCGATACGCACCGGTCGACACCGATGTCACTCCTTACGACCAGGGCACCAACGCCTCGTCCGGGATGACGGTGATGGGCACCGCGGTACTCAGGGCGGCCCAGGACGCCAGGTCGAAGGTGCTCGCTTTCGCAGCCGAGCAGCTCCGCTGCGATCCGGCCGAACTGACCCTGCAGGATTGGACGGTACGCCGCGGGGAAGACGCACCGGTTCCGCTGCCGGGCCTGGTGGCGAGGGTCTTCGGCGGTACGGGGTACGAGTTCCACGGCGAGGGCTTCTTCAAGGCGCCGCTCTCCTCCGACGCCCCGCTGGAGTCCCCCTGCCTCTTCTGGGAGATCGGCTGGGCGGGCGCGGAGGTCGAGGTCGACCCGGACACCGGAAAAGTGACGGTCCTGCAGCTGGTGGCGAGCGGCGATGTCGGCCGGGCCGTCAACAAGCTGCTCTGCCGTGGTCAGGACGAGGGCGCTGCCGTGATGGGGCTGGCGCAGGCGATGTTCGAGGAGATGCGGTACGAGGACGGCGCACTGCTCAACGGTGAGGCGCTGGACTACCGGGTGCCCATGGCCGAGGACCTCCCCGAGCGTTTCGTGTCGATCACCCAGGAGCAGGGGCACGGACCCGGCCCGTTCGGCGCCAAGGGGGCCGGCGAGGGCGCGATGGTCCCGGTCGCGGCGGCCATCGCCAATGCGGTGCAGGACGCCACCGGTGCGCGGGTGACCACCCTGCCGCTCTCCCCCGAGCGGGTCTTCGACGCGCTGCAGGCACTGCCGCGGGAGCGCACACAGCTGCGCTGA
- a CDS encoding ABC transporter ATP-binding protein translates to MTTTTPLLSAEGLKVTFPGRRGAATARAVDGVDLDIRPGEIVALVGESGCGKTTLARSLLGLVPPTSGAVTFDGKPLDYAGRALKAYRKRVQLVLQDPSGSLNPRHTVYEAVAEGLRIHGYAGDERAAVAEALSRAGLRPPERFFLRYPHELSGGQRQRVVIAGALVLEPELIVADEPVASLDASVRGEILALLLRLRDELGLSALVVTHDLGLAWNIADRVAVMYLGRIVETGEVEQILTAPQHPYTQALLSVLPEAEGDPVILTGEPPDPSKVPSGCRFHARCQILASGEAEQAGVADACRTKDLPVLAGGGETQVACHWANAVVGAQS, encoded by the coding sequence ATGACCACCACCACTCCTCTGCTCAGCGCAGAGGGACTGAAGGTCACCTTCCCCGGCCGGCGCGGTGCGGCCACGGCTCGCGCGGTGGACGGCGTCGACCTGGACATCCGGCCCGGCGAGATCGTCGCACTGGTCGGCGAGTCCGGGTGCGGGAAGACGACGCTGGCCCGCTCCCTGCTGGGGCTGGTGCCCCCGACGTCCGGGGCGGTCACCTTCGACGGCAAGCCGCTCGACTATGCGGGCCGCGCGCTTAAGGCGTACCGCAAGCGGGTGCAGCTGGTTCTCCAGGACCCCAGTGGTTCGCTCAACCCGCGGCACACGGTGTACGAGGCGGTGGCGGAGGGCCTACGGATCCACGGGTACGCCGGTGACGAACGGGCCGCCGTCGCGGAGGCCCTGTCGCGGGCCGGGCTGCGGCCCCCCGAGCGGTTCTTCCTGCGCTACCCGCACGAGCTGTCGGGCGGCCAGCGTCAGCGCGTTGTGATCGCGGGCGCCCTCGTCCTGGAACCGGAACTCATCGTGGCCGACGAGCCGGTGGCCTCGTTGGACGCGTCGGTGCGCGGCGAGATCCTGGCCCTGCTGCTGCGGCTGAGGGACGAACTGGGCCTGTCGGCCCTGGTGGTCACGCACGACCTCGGTCTGGCGTGGAACATCGCCGACCGGGTCGCGGTGATGTATCTCGGCCGGATCGTCGAGACGGGCGAGGTCGAGCAGATCCTGACGGCCCCGCAGCATCCCTACACCCAGGCACTGCTGTCGGTGCTGCCGGAGGCCGAGGGCGATCCGGTGATCCTCACGGGTGAACCGCCGGACCCGTCGAAGGTGCCGTCCGGATGCCGCTTCCACGCGCGTTGCCAGATCCTCGCCTCGGGCGAGGCGGAGCAGGCAGGAGTGGCGGACGCGTGCCGTACGAAGGATCTTCCGGTGCTCGCCGGGGGCGGGGAGACACAGGTGGCGTGCCACTGGGCGAACGCGGTGGTGGGCGCGCAGTCGTAG
- a CDS encoding FAD binding domain-containing protein, with product MLLLPTGMVAPTQRTIPDFVLERPVTAAEAVAAGATRGAVYAQGCSDLFAQFREGLDCRTLVSLERVPELGAVEWDGSTLEIGAGVDHHAGSHDARVRAALPGLAAGWGSIATQRIRRRATLGGNLMARRTRYEMSVMLGALDAELDFLTFDGTVTVSPAALWDRAEPPGGLLRAVRITDVRQVWFGYERSMRPLMTVAAAVRAGTVTMAVGSEYTRPYTVGAPLGTDPTEIAAALPEAIGDAAGSARYRRHVAAVLLGRLLERRTTGEGTPR from the coding sequence ATGCTCCTGCTCCCCACCGGGATGGTGGCGCCCACCCAGCGCACCATCCCCGACTTCGTCCTGGAACGTCCCGTGACGGCGGCCGAGGCCGTGGCGGCGGGGGCAACCCGCGGTGCGGTCTATGCGCAGGGCTGCAGCGATCTCTTCGCACAGTTCCGCGAGGGTCTCGACTGCCGGACCCTCGTGTCGCTGGAGCGCGTACCCGAGCTCGGCGCGGTCGAGTGGGACGGCTCGACGCTGGAGATCGGCGCCGGGGTCGATCATCATGCCGGCTCGCACGACGCCCGGGTGCGGGCCGCCCTGCCGGGTCTGGCCGCGGGCTGGGGCAGCATCGCCACCCAGCGGATCCGGCGGCGGGCCACCCTCGGCGGGAATCTGATGGCGCGACGTACCCGGTACGAGATGTCGGTGATGCTGGGCGCGCTCGACGCGGAGCTGGACTTCCTGACATTCGACGGGACGGTCACCGTCTCGCCGGCCGCACTGTGGGACCGGGCGGAGCCGCCGGGCGGTCTGCTGCGGGCGGTCAGGATCACGGACGTACGTCAGGTGTGGTTCGGGTACGAGCGCTCGATGCGCCCGCTGATGACGGTGGCCGCAGCGGTCCGTGCGGGGACGGTCACGATGGCGGTGGGCTCCGAGTACACCCGTCCGTACACCGTCGGCGCCCCGCTGGGCACCGACCCCACCGAGATCGCGGCCGCACTGCCCGAGGCGATCGGCGACGCGGCCGGGAGCGCCCGCTACCGGCGCCATGTCGCCGCGGTACTCCTCGGACGGCTGCTGGAACGACGCACCACCGGAGAGGGAACACCCCGATGA
- a CDS encoding ABC transporter permease: MTADSTPALVQNADADIDGRAPAGPTVARDARARNIKVYLQYVAAKIAGAVVSLFAVLVTSFFLFRLIPSDPVKQMTGGRRVSAEQLQSLRHQFGLDQPLWKQFTSYVGDALTGDFGTSFQFHSPVIDKITEALPATLLLTGTAYVLYTALGIWLGTRTAWRNGSRSDRFNTAFALTLYSVPSFWLGLLLIIVFSVGIGPIPGMFPTGGLESGGETGLAYVLDVAHHLVLPVITLVAVGYAQTLLVMRSSLLDEMGSDYLTTARAKGLRDDVVRRKHAVPNAMLPTFTLMFVNLGHVVAGQILVETVFSWPGLGGLFYQALSVPDLPLVQGLFFVFATAVILANTLADVLYPLLDPRVGR; this comes from the coding sequence ATGACAGCTGACAGCACTCCGGCGCTCGTGCAGAACGCGGATGCGGACATCGACGGCCGGGCTCCGGCCGGGCCGACGGTCGCCCGCGACGCACGGGCGCGCAACATCAAGGTCTATCTCCAGTACGTGGCGGCAAAGATCGCGGGAGCGGTCGTCTCCCTGTTCGCCGTTCTGGTCACCAGCTTCTTCCTCTTCCGCCTCATCCCCAGCGACCCCGTGAAGCAGATGACCGGCGGCCGCCGCGTCTCCGCCGAGCAGCTCCAGTCGCTCAGACACCAGTTCGGCCTCGACCAGCCGCTCTGGAAGCAGTTCACGAGCTACGTGGGTGATGCGCTGACCGGGGACTTCGGTACCTCGTTCCAGTTCCACAGCCCCGTCATCGACAAGATCACCGAGGCGCTCCCGGCGACGCTGCTGCTCACCGGCACGGCATACGTCCTCTACACGGCGCTCGGCATCTGGCTGGGCACCCGTACCGCCTGGCGCAACGGCTCCCGCAGCGACCGCTTCAACACCGCGTTCGCGCTCACGCTCTACTCGGTGCCGTCGTTCTGGCTGGGCCTGCTCCTGATCATTGTCTTCTCGGTGGGCATCGGCCCGATCCCCGGCATGTTCCCGACGGGCGGCCTGGAGTCGGGCGGCGAGACAGGCCTCGCCTATGTCCTCGACGTCGCCCATCACCTGGTGCTTCCCGTGATCACACTGGTCGCGGTCGGCTATGCGCAGACACTCCTCGTGATGCGTTCCTCGCTCCTCGACGAGATGGGCAGCGACTATCTGACGACAGCCCGCGCGAAGGGGCTCCGTGACGATGTCGTACGGCGCAAGCACGCCGTCCCGAACGCGATGCTGCCCACGTTCACACTGATGTTCGTGAACCTTGGTCATGTGGTGGCGGGCCAGATCCTGGTCGAGACGGTGTTCTCCTGGCCGGGACTCGGCGGTCTCTTCTACCAGGCGCTGAGCGTGCCCGACCTTCCCCTCGTCCAAGGGCTGTTCTTCGTCTTCGCCACCGCGGTGATCCTGGCGAACACCCTCGCCGACGTGCTGTATCCGCTGCTCGATCCCCGGGTGGGCCGATGA
- a CDS encoding ABC transporter ATP-binding protein, with translation MSTPSTQRSPLLEVRDLSVTYAGGAQAVRGVNLTVDAGRKLGIAGESGCGKSTLALALLRLLPARTKVTGEILLNGEDVLAMKWGQVRAVRWAGASIVFQGAMHSLNAVHRIGDQIAEPILLHKKATPAGAKKKAGELLEHVGLPAARANAYPHELSGGQRQRVMIAMALACDPDLIIADEPTTALDVMIQAQILRLIEQLVSQQDLGLIMISHDLAVLSDTCDRLAVMYAGRVVEEGPSAAVFEDAQHPYSKALSGAFPRIGDRSSRFAPRGLPGDPPDPSALPAGCTFHPRCPVALDSCTTQDQELRDAGAARRAACVLVEPGAADASLRQGAEEARSTS, from the coding sequence TTGAGTACACCGAGCACACAGAGGAGCCCCCTGCTGGAGGTGCGCGACCTCTCGGTGACGTACGCCGGCGGAGCGCAGGCGGTCCGGGGCGTGAACCTCACCGTCGACGCGGGCCGGAAGCTCGGCATCGCCGGTGAGTCCGGGTGCGGCAAGTCGACGCTCGCGCTCGCGCTGCTGCGGCTGCTGCCCGCCCGGACGAAGGTCACCGGCGAGATCCTGCTGAACGGCGAGGACGTCCTCGCCATGAAGTGGGGCCAGGTCAGGGCCGTGCGCTGGGCGGGTGCCTCGATCGTCTTCCAGGGGGCCATGCACTCGCTCAACGCCGTGCACCGCATCGGTGACCAGATCGCCGAGCCGATCCTGCTGCACAAGAAGGCGACACCGGCCGGCGCGAAGAAGAAGGCCGGTGAACTCCTTGAGCACGTGGGGCTGCCGGCCGCGCGCGCGAACGCGTATCCGCACGAGCTCTCCGGCGGTCAGCGGCAGCGCGTGATGATCGCGATGGCGCTGGCCTGCGACCCGGACCTGATCATCGCGGACGAGCCGACGACGGCTCTCGATGTGATGATCCAGGCTCAGATCCTGCGGCTGATCGAGCAGCTGGTGTCCCAGCAGGACCTCGGTCTGATCATGATCAGCCACGACCTGGCGGTGCTCTCGGACACCTGTGACCGGCTCGCGGTGATGTACGCGGGCCGGGTCGTGGAGGAGGGCCCCTCCGCCGCGGTCTTCGAGGACGCCCAACACCCCTACAGCAAGGCCCTGTCGGGCGCCTTCCCGCGGATCGGCGACCGGTCCTCCCGGTTCGCGCCCCGCGGGCTGCCCGGTGACCCGCCGGACCCGTCGGCGCTGCCGGCCGGCTGCACGTTCCATCCGCGCTGTCCGGTGGCACTGGACTCCTGCACCACACAGGACCAGGAGCTGCGGGACGCCGGCGCGGCGCGGCGGGCGGCCTGCGTGCTGGTGGAGCCGGGGGCGGCCGACGCCTCGCTCCGGCAGGGCGCCGAGGAAGCAAGGAGCACATCATGA
- a CDS encoding bifunctional riboflavin kinase/FAD synthetase — protein sequence MQRWRGLEDIPQDWGRSVVTIGSYDGVHRGHQLIIGRAVDRARELGVPSVVVTFDPHPSEVVRPGSHPPLLAPHHRRAELMADLGVDALLILPFTTEFSKLTPADFIVKVLVDKLHAQLVIEGPNFRFGHKAAGNVQLLTEFGATYDYSVEVIDLYVRGEAGGGEPFSSTLTRRLVAEGDVAGAAEILGRPHRVEGIVVRGAQRGREMGFPTANVETLPHTAIPADGVYAGWLNANGETMPAAISVGTNPQFDGTERTVEAYAIDRVGLDLYGLHVSVDFLAYVRGMAKFDSLDDLLVAIAADVKRASELVAAYDRG from the coding sequence GTGCAGCGCTGGCGTGGCTTGGAGGACATCCCCCAGGACTGGGGACGCAGCGTCGTCACCATCGGCTCCTACGACGGGGTGCACCGCGGACACCAGCTGATCATCGGCAGGGCCGTGGACCGCGCGCGCGAGCTGGGCGTGCCCTCGGTCGTCGTGACCTTCGACCCGCACCCCAGCGAGGTCGTACGGCCCGGCAGCCATCCGCCGCTGCTGGCCCCGCACCACCGGCGCGCCGAGCTGATGGCCGACCTGGGAGTGGACGCGCTGCTGATCCTGCCGTTCACGACCGAGTTCTCGAAGCTGACGCCGGCCGACTTCATCGTGAAGGTGCTGGTCGACAAGTTGCACGCGCAGCTCGTCATCGAGGGCCCCAACTTCCGTTTCGGCCACAAGGCCGCGGGGAACGTGCAGCTTCTCACCGAGTTCGGTGCGACCTACGACTACAGCGTCGAGGTCATCGATCTGTATGTGAGGGGCGAGGCGGGCGGCGGCGAGCCGTTCTCGTCCACCCTCACCCGCCGGCTCGTCGCCGAGGGCGATGTGGCGGGCGCCGCCGAGATCCTGGGCCGTCCGCACCGTGTCGAGGGCATCGTGGTGCGCGGCGCACAGCGCGGCCGCGAGATGGGCTTCCCGACGGCGAACGTGGAGACCCTGCCGCACACCGCGATCCCCGCCGACGGCGTGTACGCGGGCTGGCTGAACGCGAACGGCGAGACGATGCCCGCCGCGATCTCGGTCGGCACGAACCCGCAGTTCGACGGCACGGAGCGGACGGTGGAGGCCTACGCGATCGACCGTGTGGGTCTTGATCTGTACGGACTCCATGTCTCCGTCGACTTCCTCGCGTACGTCCGCGGGATGGCGAAGTTCGACTCGCTCGACGACCTGCTGGTGGCGATCGCCGCCGATGTGAAGCGGGCGAGCGAGCTGGTCGCGGCGTACGACCGCGGCTGA
- a CDS encoding ABC transporter permease — MTTEPLPVQNEAGVTKTPRALARARKRQSLARFWREYRTHRGGLWGLAGLILIALIAVFAPTLAGADSQSVTDAPGGALESPSGEFPLGTDQFGRSVLALLVWGARVSLTVGLLAAFLCVAIGTVVGIVAGHFHGWYSTVLMRVTDWFLVMPTLVLAIALATVMDRSIWTVILAIGVTTWPTTARLVRAQTLAVESRPYIERARALGGGHGHIMARHVLPNVMPLVLAQTTLVISSAILTEATLAFLGLGDPTITSWGGMLQDAREAGAVSAGDWWYLAPPGIAIALVALSFTLCGRAIESVLNPKLGVAR, encoded by the coding sequence ATGACGACCGAACCGTTGCCCGTGCAGAACGAAGCGGGCGTGACCAAGACCCCGCGCGCCCTGGCCCGGGCCCGCAAGCGCCAGTCACTGGCCCGCTTCTGGCGGGAGTACCGGACACACCGGGGCGGCCTGTGGGGGCTGGCCGGGCTCATCCTGATCGCACTGATCGCGGTGTTCGCGCCCACGCTGGCCGGCGCCGACTCGCAGAGCGTCACCGACGCACCGGGGGGCGCGCTCGAATCGCCCAGCGGTGAATTTCCGCTCGGTACCGACCAGTTCGGACGCAGCGTCCTGGCACTGCTGGTATGGGGCGCCCGCGTCTCGCTCACGGTGGGACTGCTCGCCGCGTTCCTGTGCGTGGCGATCGGCACGGTCGTCGGAATCGTCGCGGGCCACTTCCACGGCTGGTACTCGACGGTGCTGATGCGCGTCACCGACTGGTTCCTGGTGATGCCGACCCTCGTTCTCGCGATCGCGCTCGCCACGGTGATGGACCGCTCCATCTGGACGGTCATCCTCGCCATCGGCGTGACGACCTGGCCGACCACGGCCCGTCTGGTCCGCGCCCAGACGCTCGCCGTGGAGTCCCGTCCCTACATCGAGCGCGCCCGCGCCCTGGGCGGCGGCCACGGGCACATCATGGCCCGCCACGTCCTGCCGAACGTGATGCCGCTGGTGCTCGCGCAGACCACGCTCGTGATCTCCAGCGCGATTCTCACAGAGGCCACGCTCGCCTTCCTCGGCCTCGGCGACCCGACCATCACCTCCTGGGGCGGCATGCTTCAGGACGCGCGCGAGGCGGGCGCCGTGAGCGCCGGCGACTGGTGGTACCTGGCACCGCCCGGCATCGCCATCGCCCTGGTGGCGCTGTCGTTCACACTGTGCGGGCGTGCCATCGAGTCCGTCCTCAATCCCAAGCTGGGGGTGGCCCGTTGA
- a CDS encoding MFS transporter, translating to MSIVATGPTVSSISARLERLPSSRWHIKVRTLIGAVTFFEAFDQLLTASALPVLTEQWKLSTGQGTLIVTSGSVGMLLGALVAGWLGDRIGRVRTVALGVAVTALASLAVAVSPGFALFTAFRFVQGLGIGGVVPVAATYINEIARADHRGRFVLLYELIFPAGLASATLVASWVVPSFGWRVMFLIGALPVLLVVVLRRQVPESPRWLLSRGRVEEAEQVIARIEQDVEKSIGAQLPEPGPATAVETARGGLRDLFTGRYLRRTVVVSGLWFVAYYVNHGIATWLPSLYTKTFGLDLRTALNYSLLSNVTGLIGCLLVALIIDRVGRRISLTIGLGGAAVALLSLAVSGATSGGQVAVWASVATLFVFATNVSLYLYTPELYPTRSRARGASFGGVWNRLGVILGPIVVGAIIGSGGSLTMVFAQLGCMAVVGAVIALFAVETKGKTLEELNS from the coding sequence ATGTCAATCGTGGCCACCGGCCCCACCGTGAGCTCCATCTCGGCCAGGCTCGAACGCCTGCCGAGCTCTCGCTGGCACATCAAGGTCCGCACGCTCATCGGCGCCGTCACGTTCTTCGAGGCGTTCGACCAGTTGCTGACCGCCTCCGCACTGCCCGTCCTGACCGAACAGTGGAAGCTGAGCACCGGCCAGGGCACGCTGATCGTCACCAGCGGTTCGGTCGGCATGCTGCTCGGCGCACTCGTCGCCGGCTGGCTCGGCGACCGCATCGGCCGGGTCCGTACCGTCGCGCTCGGCGTGGCCGTGACCGCGCTGGCCAGCCTCGCCGTCGCCGTCTCGCCCGGCTTCGCCCTGTTCACCGCCTTCCGGTTCGTCCAGGGGCTCGGCATCGGCGGCGTCGTACCCGTCGCCGCCACGTACATCAACGAGATAGCGCGCGCCGACCACCGCGGCCGGTTCGTGCTGCTGTACGAGCTCATCTTCCCGGCCGGTCTGGCCTCGGCGACGCTGGTCGCCAGCTGGGTGGTGCCCAGCTTCGGCTGGCGTGTGATGTTCCTGATCGGCGCCCTGCCCGTGCTGCTGGTGGTCGTCCTGCGCCGCCAGGTTCCCGAGTCGCCACGCTGGCTGCTCTCCCGCGGCCGGGTCGAGGAGGCCGAGCAGGTCATCGCCCGGATCGAGCAGGACGTCGAAAAGTCCATCGGCGCACAGCTGCCGGAGCCCGGCCCGGCGACAGCCGTCGAGACGGCCCGTGGCGGCCTGCGCGACCTGTTCACCGGCCGCTATCTGCGGCGCACGGTGGTCGTCTCGGGTCTGTGGTTCGTCGCGTACTACGTCAACCACGGCATCGCGACGTGGCTGCCCTCGCTCTACACCAAGACGTTCGGCCTCGATCTGCGCACCGCGCTGAACTACTCGCTGCTGAGCAATGTGACCGGGCTCATCGGCTGTCTCCTCGTGGCCCTGATCATCGACCGGGTGGGCCGCCGGATCTCGCTCACCATCGGGCTCGGCGGCGCGGCGGTCGCCCTGCTCTCGCTGGCCGTCTCCGGTGCCACCTCGGGCGGACAGGTCGCGGTCTGGGCGTCGGTCGCGACGCTCTTCGTCTTCGCGACCAATGTCAGCCTGTACCTCTACACACCGGAGCTGTACCCGACCCGCAGCCGTGCGCGCGGGGCGTCGTTCGGCGGGGTGTGGAACAGGCTCGGTGTCATCCTCGGACCGATCGTGGTCGGCGCCATCATCGGCTCGGGGGGCAGCCTGACGATGGTCTTCGCCCAGCTGGGCTGCATGGCCGTGGTGGGTGCGGTGATCGCACTGTTCGCGGTGGAGACCAAGGGGAAGACGCTGGAGGAGCTCAACTCCTGA
- a CDS encoding MarR family winged helix-turn-helix transcriptional regulator, with protein sequence MTRRASSSPDAVDLILEQWKRELPSLDASPMEVLGRLHRSFLRYQGLLSDLFDCFDLNMAAFDVLAALRRSGPPYRRTAGELAHISLVTTGGITLRLDRLEKAGLVTRERDPGDRRVVYARLTDRGIEIADVVAVAHFANEERMLAELTGAERRQLGRLLGKLERSLETAERTPPDPGTATGVAGRPARVEKPPTVSI encoded by the coding sequence ATGACTCGTAGAGCTTCCAGCAGCCCCGACGCGGTCGACCTCATTCTGGAGCAGTGGAAGCGGGAGCTGCCGAGTCTCGACGCCTCCCCGATGGAGGTGCTCGGCCGGCTGCACCGCAGCTTCCTGCGCTACCAGGGGCTGCTGTCCGACCTCTTCGACTGCTTCGACCTGAACATGGCGGCCTTCGATGTGCTCGCTGCTCTGCGCAGGTCAGGACCGCCCTACCGACGGACCGCCGGTGAACTCGCCCACATATCCCTGGTCACCACCGGCGGCATCACGCTGCGTCTGGACCGGCTGGAGAAGGCCGGTCTGGTGACCCGGGAGCGCGATCCCGGCGACCGCAGGGTCGTGTACGCGCGGCTCACCGACCGGGGGATCGAGATCGCCGATGTGGTCGCGGTCGCGCACTTCGCCAACGAGGAGCGGATGCTGGCGGAGCTGACGGGGGCCGAGCGACGTCAACTGGGCCGGCTCCTCGGCAAGCTGGAACGCTCCCTGGAGACGGCGGAACGGACACCGCCCGACCCCGGGACGGCCACCGGGGTGGCCGGGCGGCCGGCCCGGGTCGAAAAGCCGCCGACAGTCAGTATCTGA